In a single window of the Pseudogemmatithrix spongiicola genome:
- a CDS encoding xanthine dehydrogenase family protein molybdopterin-binding subunit produces MTSTLDRRDFLRVTGIAGGGLLIGTTLQFRARDAQATELAADYMPNAFIKIGADGKVTIIAKNPEIGQGVKTSMPQLIAEELDVAWDAIAIEQADSDPAKYGPQVAGGSTATPTNWEPLRRAGAVGRALMIAAAAQTWNVPESECQTNGDGRVHHHATRRTLGYGELAAKAATLPAPDPATVRMKAPSEYRIIGKPLPGVDNPKIVRGAPLFGIDVTVPGMLHAQYVKAPVFGARVANANLDEIKRMRGVRDAFVIEGGTQLAGLLPGVAIVADSYWNSRVARNALKVTWAEHPTAQQSSAAFRAKATEFLAAEPQRTLFAQGDAPATLQGASVVEAEYEYPFLAHASLEPMNCTAHFKDGKLEVWAPTQNPQSGRALCANTLGIEQANIVIHIVRSGGGFGRRLNNDYMVEAAAISKQVGAPIKLVWTREDDIQHDFYRPAGYHKLRGAVDAQGKLVAWDNHFVSFGEGNGFAPAAGIGGSEFPAAFVPNFRLATSTMPLGVPTGFLRAPTSNAIAFVYQSFIDELAHAAKKDPVAFRREMLAQFAPPPPPASGPRPQFMDAARMRGVLDLVAEMSGWGTKQLPRGTGMGVAFHFSHRGYFAEVVQATVARNGTVTVDKVWVAGDVGSVIINPSGALNQVRGSVLDGLSEAMAQEITIEGGAAKQSNFHDFPLLRMRGVPPVEVQFKTSDVPPTGMGEPALPPVIPALTNAIFAATGKRIRSLPLNKHNLRWS; encoded by the coding sequence ATCGTCGCGACTTCCTGCGCGTCACCGGCATCGCCGGCGGCGGACTGCTCATCGGCACGACGCTGCAGTTCCGCGCCCGCGATGCGCAGGCCACGGAGTTGGCCGCGGACTACATGCCCAACGCGTTCATCAAGATCGGTGCCGACGGCAAGGTGACGATCATCGCGAAGAACCCCGAGATCGGCCAAGGCGTGAAGACCTCGATGCCGCAGCTGATCGCCGAAGAGCTCGACGTCGCCTGGGACGCGATTGCCATCGAACAGGCGGACTCGGATCCGGCCAAGTACGGCCCGCAGGTGGCGGGCGGCAGCACGGCGACGCCGACGAACTGGGAGCCACTGCGCCGGGCCGGCGCGGTCGGACGCGCGTTGATGATCGCCGCCGCGGCGCAGACCTGGAACGTGCCGGAGAGCGAGTGCCAGACCAACGGGGACGGACGCGTGCACCACCACGCGACGCGCCGCACGCTGGGCTACGGCGAACTCGCCGCGAAGGCCGCGACGCTGCCGGCGCCCGACCCCGCGACGGTGCGCATGAAGGCACCCAGCGAGTACCGCATCATCGGCAAGCCGCTGCCGGGCGTGGACAACCCGAAGATCGTGCGCGGTGCGCCGCTGTTCGGCATCGACGTGACGGTGCCCGGCATGCTGCATGCGCAGTACGTGAAGGCGCCGGTGTTCGGCGCGCGCGTGGCGAACGCGAACCTCGACGAGATCAAGCGCATGCGCGGCGTGCGCGATGCGTTCGTCATCGAAGGCGGCACGCAGCTGGCTGGCCTGCTGCCCGGCGTGGCGATCGTCGCCGACAGCTACTGGAACTCGCGCGTGGCGCGCAACGCGCTCAAGGTCACTTGGGCCGAGCATCCCACGGCGCAGCAGTCGAGCGCGGCGTTCCGCGCCAAGGCCACGGAGTTCCTCGCCGCCGAACCGCAGCGCACGCTGTTCGCGCAAGGCGATGCGCCGGCGACGCTCCAGGGCGCGAGCGTAGTCGAGGCGGAGTACGAGTACCCGTTCCTCGCGCACGCCTCGCTCGAGCCGATGAACTGCACGGCGCACTTCAAGGACGGCAAGCTCGAGGTCTGGGCGCCGACGCAGAATCCGCAGTCGGGTCGCGCACTCTGCGCCAACACGCTGGGCATCGAGCAGGCGAACATCGTGATCCACATCGTGCGGTCGGGCGGCGGCTTCGGCCGCCGGCTGAACAACGACTATATGGTCGAGGCCGCGGCGATTTCCAAGCAGGTCGGCGCGCCGATCAAGCTCGTCTGGACCCGCGAGGACGACATCCAGCACGACTTCTACCGTCCCGCCGGCTACCACAAGCTGCGTGGCGCCGTGGACGCGCAGGGCAAGCTCGTCGCCTGGGACAATCACTTCGTTTCATTTGGCGAGGGCAACGGCTTCGCGCCCGCCGCGGGCATTGGCGGCTCGGAGTTTCCGGCGGCATTCGTGCCGAACTTCCGGCTCGCGACGTCCACCATGCCACTCGGCGTGCCGACGGGCTTCCTCCGCGCGCCGACGAGCAACGCGATCGCCTTCGTGTACCAGAGCTTCATCGATGAGCTGGCGCACGCGGCCAAGAAGGACCCCGTGGCGTTCCGCCGCGAGATGCTCGCGCAGTTCGCGCCGCCGCCGCCACCGGCCAGCGGTCCGCGGCCGCAGTTCATGGATGCGGCGCGCATGCGCGGCGTGCTCGACCTCGTGGCCGAGATGTCGGGCTGGGGCACTAAGCAGCTGCCGCGCGGCACGGGTATGGGCGTCGCCTTCCACTTCAGCCACCGCGGCTACTTCGCCGAGGTCGTGCAGGCGACGGTCGCCCGCAACGGCACCGTCACGGTGGACAAGGTGTGGGTGGCCGGCGACGTCGGCAGCGTGATCATCAACCCAAGCGGCGCGCTCAACCAGGTGCGCGGCTCGGTGCTCGATGGCCTGAGCGAAGCGATGGCGCAGGAGATCACCATCGAGGGCGGCGCCGCCAAGCAGTCGAACTTCCACGATTTCCCGCTCCTCCGCATGCGCGGCGTGCCCCCGGTGGAGGTGCAGTTCAAGACCTCCGACGTGCCGCCGACCGGCATGGGCGAGCCGGCGCTGCCGCCGGTGATCCCGGCCCTGACCAACGCGATCTTCGCCGCGACGGGCAAGCGCATCCGCTCGCTGCCGTTGAACAAGCACAACCTGCGCTGGAGCTGA
- a CDS encoding XdhC family protein, translating to MKQWLETRQVLARLAEWQAAGVPCALATVIRVQGSAYRHEGAKLVVAASGEHVGNVSGGCLEADVREVALRVIRSGIAERREYCGSIDEIQAWDLGVGCEGVVELFIEPVHDAREAERAMLAAERAHVVETDLLSGVRRVYPLDARGEQSSGSDASTLRGDRFFDVLEPPPRLLVVSAGDDAVHLARLASSVGFRVVVADRRPGLLTRERFPLPIHLVEADAAQLAERIVLDADAFAVVMTHNFADDTDYLRALLRTPARYLGVLGPRQRTARILGILRNEGPVEHERVFGPVGLDIGTDGAEQVALSVVAEMLAVRSGRRPQSLRERQAPIHAAEPTPSASSSAPRS from the coding sequence ATGAAGCAGTGGCTGGAGACGCGTCAGGTGCTCGCCCGCCTCGCTGAGTGGCAGGCGGCGGGCGTGCCCTGTGCGTTGGCCACCGTGATCCGCGTGCAGGGCTCGGCGTACCGGCATGAAGGTGCCAAGCTCGTCGTCGCGGCCAGCGGCGAGCACGTCGGCAACGTGAGCGGCGGTTGTCTCGAGGCCGACGTGCGCGAGGTCGCGCTGCGGGTGATCCGCAGCGGCATCGCCGAGCGTCGCGAGTACTGCGGCAGCATAGACGAGATCCAGGCTTGGGACCTCGGCGTGGGCTGCGAAGGCGTCGTCGAGCTGTTCATCGAGCCCGTGCACGATGCTCGTGAGGCGGAACGTGCGATGCTGGCCGCCGAGCGTGCCCATGTGGTGGAGACGGACCTGCTGAGCGGCGTGCGCCGAGTCTATCCGCTCGACGCCCGTGGCGAACAATCGTCCGGTAGCGACGCCTCGACGCTGCGGGGCGATCGGTTCTTCGATGTGCTCGAGCCGCCGCCGCGCCTGTTGGTTGTGAGTGCCGGCGATGATGCCGTGCATCTCGCGCGGCTGGCATCGTCGGTGGGTTTCCGCGTGGTCGTGGCGGATCGCCGGCCGGGATTGCTCACGCGCGAGCGCTTTCCACTGCCGATTCACCTGGTCGAAGCCGATGCTGCGCAGCTGGCGGAGCGCATCGTGCTCGATGCCGATGCCTTCGCCGTGGTGATGACCCACAACTTCGCCGACGACACGGACTACCTGCGGGCGCTGCTGCGGACGCCGGCACGCTACCTCGGCGTGCTCGGTCCGCGACAGCGCACGGCGCGGATCCTCGGCATCCTGCGCAACGAAGGACCGGTGGAGCATGAGCGTGTGTTCGGGCCGGTCGGGCTCGACATCGGCACCGATGGCGCGGAGCAGGTGGCGCTGAGCGTGGTCGCCGAGATGCTCGCGGTGCGCAGCGGGCGTCGGCCGCAATCGCTGCGCGAGCGTCAGGCGCCGATCCACGCCGCGGAGCCGACGCCGTCCGCGTCATCGTCCGCACCGCGCTCGTGA
- a CDS encoding nucleotidyltransferase family protein produces the protein MSDAARPLRVGAVVLAAGASTRMGRNKLLLPVEGEPMVHRTVRRVRDAGCDPLVVVTGHEAERVREALVAFDVRFAASPDPTGPTSASLHAGLRALPEDVDAALVMLADMVHVTTPMLRALVDGVAAGAEPLGVSRYDDVLAPPLVFRRALWPELLAWHGEGCGKAVVRAHAAEARMHDWPAEALQDVDTPSDYDAVR, from the coding sequence GTGAGCGACGCCGCGCGGCCGCTGCGTGTCGGCGCCGTGGTGCTCGCCGCCGGGGCGTCGACGCGCATGGGGCGCAACAAGCTGCTGTTGCCCGTCGAGGGCGAACCCATGGTGCACCGGACGGTGCGCCGCGTGCGCGATGCCGGCTGCGATCCGCTGGTCGTCGTGACGGGGCACGAAGCCGAACGCGTGCGCGAGGCGCTCGTCGCGTTCGACGTGCGGTTCGCCGCCTCGCCGGATCCTACCGGTCCGACCAGCGCCTCGCTGCACGCCGGACTGCGCGCACTGCCCGAGGATGTCGATGCGGCGCTCGTGATGCTCGCCGACATGGTCCACGTGACGACGCCGATGCTGCGCGCGCTCGTCGACGGCGTGGCAGCCGGTGCGGAGCCACTGGGCGTCTCGCGCTACGACGATGTGCTAGCGCCACCGTTGGTGTTCCGGCGCGCGCTGTGGCCGGAGCTGCTGGCGTGGCACGGCGAGGGTTGCGGCAAGGCGGTGGTCCGCGCGCACGCGGCCGAGGCGCGCATGCATGACTGGCCGGCGGAGGCGTTGCAGGACGTCGACACGCCGAGCGACTACGACGCCGTGCGCTGA
- a CDS encoding thiol-disulfide oxidoreductase DCC family protein, whose protein sequence is MSDATTRAAHGAVTAADGPILVYDGDCGFCARSVQFILQHDRRGIVRFAAREGEAGRAVRERHSDLKTVESLLWVDRDRDGREVVYVYSDAVLQTARYLGGGYSLLATLGSAVPRFLRDPVYNAIARVRKRLMGGAAACHLPAPHELARMLP, encoded by the coding sequence ATGAGCGACGCCACGACACGCGCCGCGCACGGCGCGGTCACGGCAGCCGACGGACCGATCCTCGTCTACGACGGTGACTGCGGCTTCTGTGCGCGGTCGGTGCAGTTCATCCTGCAGCATGACCGTCGCGGCATCGTGCGCTTCGCGGCTCGCGAGGGCGAGGCCGGCCGTGCGGTGCGCGAGCGGCACTCGGACCTGAAGACAGTGGAGTCGCTGCTGTGGGTGGACCGCGACCGAGATGGCCGCGAAGTCGTGTACGTGTACTCCGATGCCGTACTGCAGACCGCGCGGTACCTCGGCGGCGGCTATAGCCTCCTCGCTACGCTCGGGTCCGCCGTGCCGCGGTTCCTGCGCGATCCGGTCTACAACGCCATCGCGCGTGTGCGGAAGCGCCTCATGGGCGGTGCGGCAGCCTGCCATCTCCCCGCGCCGCACGAACTCGCGCGCATGCTGCCCTGA
- a CDS encoding esterase/lipase family protein yields the protein MRLRLLLLPMLLACLPTTGRAQGPAASDSAAARELVVVLHGMGRTARSMRPVELALREAGFDVLNIGYSSYCCSIPELGATIRQEIEAKRLPTHTRIHFVGHSLGNIIARWVIAQEDAPPGVGRLVMLAPPNQGAMMANRFAPIAGWLLEPIDELRNDSTATVRQIPTPPGVEIGVIAGRDDSTVRLEETHVAGETAHIVVKGNHTFIMREPEVHRLTVEFLRSGRFTPAAAAAAR from the coding sequence ATGCGACTGCGCCTCCTCCTGCTGCCGATGCTGCTGGCTTGCCTGCCGACGACCGGGCGTGCCCAGGGCCCGGCCGCGTCGGACTCCGCGGCGGCGCGAGAACTCGTCGTGGTCCTGCACGGCATGGGTCGCACGGCGCGCTCGATGCGGCCGGTCGAGCTAGCGCTGCGCGAGGCGGGATTCGACGTGCTCAACATCGGCTACTCGAGCTACTGCTGCAGCATCCCTGAACTCGGCGCTACGATCAGGCAGGAGATCGAGGCCAAGCGCCTGCCGACGCACACGCGCATCCATTTCGTCGGCCATTCGCTTGGCAACATCATCGCCCGTTGGGTGATTGCCCAGGAGGATGCACCGCCGGGCGTGGGGCGCCTCGTCATGCTCGCGCCGCCGAACCAAGGCGCGATGATGGCGAATCGCTTCGCGCCCATCGCCGGCTGGCTGCTCGAGCCCATTGACGAACTTCGCAACGACAGCACGGCCACCGTCCGCCAGATCCCGACGCCACCGGGCGTCGAGATCGGCGTCATCGCCGGCCGCGACGACAGCACGGTGCGGCTCGAGGAGACGCACGTCGCCGGCGAGACGGCGCACATCGTCGTGAAGGGCAACCACACGTTCATCATGCGCGAGCCGGAAGTGCATCGGCTCACCGTGGAGTTCCTGCGCAGCGGGCGCTTCACTCCCGCTGCGGCGGCTGCGGCGCGATGA
- a CDS encoding alpha/beta hydrolase: protein MTTIPDSLQAGDGTRLALHRWPGDGPRGTVLVVHGLGEHGGRYAHVAAWFAARGLRCVGYDHRGHGRSEGARGIIPTAGALRDDLGTVVDALRPSSGTFLLLGHSMGGAVVADFVARRVRAADLVILTSPALKAPLSVFQRLQLAIGRRFAPDLAQGNGLDATGIAHDPATVQAYLDDPLVHDRISARLAQAILDSGEAALAAAPKWDTATLLLYAGADRLVDPRGSDAFAASAPREVVESQRFDALFHEILNEGELAAPVFARIERWLDARLPR from the coding sequence GTGACCACGATCCCTGATTCCCTGCAGGCCGGCGACGGCACGCGCCTCGCACTGCACCGCTGGCCCGGCGACGGGCCGCGTGGCACCGTCCTGGTCGTCCACGGCCTTGGCGAGCACGGCGGCCGCTACGCGCATGTCGCCGCGTGGTTCGCGGCACGCGGGCTGCGCTGCGTGGGTTACGACCATCGCGGGCACGGACGCTCCGAGGGCGCGCGCGGCATCATCCCGACAGCCGGGGCGCTGCGCGATGACCTCGGCACCGTGGTGGACGCCCTCCGGCCGTCGAGCGGGACCTTTCTCCTGCTCGGCCATTCGATGGGCGGCGCGGTCGTCGCCGACTTCGTCGCACGCCGCGTGCGCGCGGCGGACCTGGTGATCCTCACGAGTCCGGCGCTCAAGGCGCCGCTGTCGGTGTTCCAACGGCTCCAGCTGGCCATCGGGCGTCGCTTCGCGCCGGACCTCGCGCAGGGCAACGGGCTCGACGCCACGGGCATCGCGCACGATCCAGCCACGGTGCAGGCGTATCTCGATGATCCGCTCGTGCACGACCGCATCTCGGCGCGACTGGCGCAGGCCATCCTCGACTCCGGTGAGGCCGCATTGGCGGCGGCGCCTAAATGGGACACGGCGACGCTGCTGCTCTACGCCGGTGCGGACCGCCTCGTGGACCCGCGGGGCAGCGATGCGTTTGCGGCCAGCGCCCCCCGCGAGGTCGTGGAGTCGCAGCGCTTCGATGCGCTCTTCCACGAAATCCTCAACGAAGGGGAGCTGGCCGCTCCCGTGTTCGCGCGCATCGAGCGGTGGCTCGATGCGCGCCTGCCCCGCTGA
- a CDS encoding M14 family metallopeptidase encodes MRAPILALLLTAAPLAAQMGGGGGGRGAAQAPRDTARRVLTIPGLRDGQSMFPLANYREMQPRQWGVMDFAHYHTTAELNYWMQRWARERPEIVELVQVGTSFGGQPIWQLIVTNKSTGKHTDKPAAFFEGGRHSGEITSSESVLWLAWHVIENYGKDPAITRLLDQSVLYLRLNNNPDGADMYKLTPMANRSSVRPVDNDGDGLLDEDSGEDLDGDGHIRQMRKFVGAGNGTHVIDTMDAKGRLMRQVGQGRGDYMVYPEGIDNDKDGRYNEDGVGGLDLHRNYPYNWRPMEEATGRGQTQFGAGEYPLSEPETRAVFLWQVRHPNISVTNSMDTSVPMHLRGPSTCLERECVFPSDLKLLQHYDSVGNSLTNYGLAGDVYWTYGTRGQPAGQERPTPLFGHGPDFGYFQMGQVWYGDELWNGGREIDYNKDGRIDQYEVLRYNDERFGGRGYQMWTKVMHPDLGEVEVGGADPKFWSQNPPAEDLERWAKNQAMFNLNMAMDLPKLDIPNVEVRRLRGAQRDSATHEVLVRVRNSGRIPTALEQAKRVHIVRPDALTIEGGGLRTVGPRIQEFWVGGFETKTVTVRVIAPAGQTVEANARVTSTRGGIADAPVVIRP; translated from the coding sequence ATGCGTGCTCCGATCCTCGCCCTGCTGCTGACTGCCGCGCCGTTGGCCGCCCAGATGGGCGGCGGTGGCGGCGGCCGCGGTGCCGCCCAGGCGCCGCGCGATACCGCGCGCCGCGTGCTCACCATCCCCGGCCTGCGCGACGGCCAGTCGATGTTCCCGCTCGCGAACTACCGCGAGATGCAGCCGCGGCAATGGGGCGTGATGGACTTCGCGCACTACCACACCACGGCCGAACTCAACTACTGGATGCAGCGCTGGGCCCGCGAGCGGCCCGAGATCGTCGAGCTCGTGCAGGTGGGCACCTCCTTCGGTGGCCAGCCCATCTGGCAGCTGATCGTCACGAACAAGTCCACCGGGAAGCACACCGACAAGCCGGCGGCCTTCTTCGAGGGCGGTCGCCACTCGGGCGAGATCACCTCGAGTGAGAGCGTCCTCTGGCTGGCCTGGCACGTGATCGAGAACTACGGCAAGGACCCGGCGATCACGCGGCTGCTCGACCAGTCGGTGCTCTATCTGCGCCTGAACAACAATCCCGACGGCGCGGACATGTACAAGCTCACGCCGATGGCGAACCGCAGCTCGGTGCGCCCGGTGGACAACGACGGCGACGGACTTCTCGACGAAGACTCCGGCGAGGACCTCGACGGCGACGGCCACATCCGGCAGATGCGCAAGTTCGTCGGCGCGGGCAACGGCACGCACGTCATCGACACAATGGACGCGAAGGGTCGCCTGATGCGGCAGGTCGGACAGGGCCGCGGCGACTACATGGTGTATCCGGAAGGCATCGATAACGACAAGGACGGCCGCTACAACGAAGACGGCGTCGGCGGCCTCGACCTGCACCGCAACTACCCGTACAACTGGCGTCCGATGGAAGAGGCGACCGGCCGCGGCCAGACGCAGTTCGGCGCGGGCGAGTATCCGCTCTCCGAACCCGAGACGCGTGCCGTGTTCCTCTGGCAGGTGCGCCACCCGAACATCAGCGTCACCAACTCGATGGACACGTCGGTGCCGATGCACCTGCGCGGGCCCAGCACCTGCCTCGAGCGTGAGTGCGTGTTCCCGTCCGACCTCAAGCTGCTGCAGCACTACGATTCCGTCGGCAACTCGCTGACCAACTACGGGCTCGCCGGCGACGTGTACTGGACCTACGGCACGCGCGGGCAGCCCGCCGGCCAGGAGCGTCCGACTCCGCTGTTCGGCCACGGGCCGGATTTCGGCTACTTCCAGATGGGCCAGGTCTGGTACGGCGACGAGCTCTGGAACGGCGGTCGCGAGATCGACTACAACAAGGACGGCCGGATCGACCAGTACGAAGTGCTGCGCTACAACGACGAGCGCTTCGGGGGCCGCGGGTACCAGATGTGGACGAAGGTCATGCATCCCGATCTCGGCGAGGTCGAGGTCGGTGGCGCGGATCCCAAGTTCTGGTCGCAGAACCCGCCAGCCGAGGATCTCGAGCGCTGGGCCAAGAACCAGGCGATGTTCAACCTGAACATGGCGATGGATCTGCCGAAGCTCGACATCCCGAACGTCGAGGTGCGGCGTCTCCGCGGCGCCCAGCGCGACTCGGCCACGCACGAGGTCCTCGTGCGCGTCCGCAACAGCGGGCGCATCCCGACGGCACTCGAGCAGGCCAAGCGCGTGCACATCGTGCGGCCGGACGCGCTCACCATCGAGGGCGGCGGACTGCGCACCGTGGGCCCGCGCATCCAGGAGTTCTGGGTGGGCGGCTTCGAGACCAAGACGGTGACGGTGCGCGTGATCGCACCGGCCGGGCAGACGGTTGAGGCGAACGCCCGGGTGACGAGCACGCGCGGCGGCATCGCCGACGCGCCGGTGGTGATCAGGCCGTAA
- a CDS encoding magnesium transporter produces the protein MAEGRKSRKKPLTSEQLKRSIESLGPAEAADALEALDPNVAAEVLQQINPSVAGDIIPELENDKRDSLFAAAPEGVTRQWSLNLSFPEGSVGRLMEVPPLTFHPNETVGEASDRVRGVPRATFFTYAFILDAERRLVGVCTMRDLLAADDAARLEDVMLRDVFALRPEQQLDDAMRIVVHRHYPVYPVVDDVGRFLGQVRGSAMFQEQAVEISAQPGQMVGVNDEERLLTPWPRSLKFRHPWLQLNLLTAFLAAGVVGFFQETLDQMVILALFLPVLAGQSGNTGCQALAVTLRGMTLGELDKGAGKALVAKEALLGILNGFLVGLVAGAGMFFVARAQGNPNALALSGIVVLAMMGSCVISGISGALIPLTLQRVGADPATASSIFLTTATDVASMGMLLGLATMLLM, from the coding sequence GTGGCCGAAGGTCGCAAGTCCCGCAAGAAGCCGCTGACGTCCGAACAGCTCAAGCGCTCGATCGAGTCCCTCGGCCCCGCCGAGGCCGCCGACGCCCTCGAAGCCCTCGATCCGAACGTCGCCGCCGAGGTGCTCCAGCAGATCAATCCGTCGGTGGCGGGCGACATCATCCCCGAGCTCGAGAACGACAAGCGCGATTCCCTGTTCGCCGCCGCGCCTGAGGGCGTGACGCGGCAATGGTCGCTGAATCTCTCGTTCCCCGAGGGCAGCGTCGGCCGCTTGATGGAAGTGCCGCCGCTCACGTTCCACCCGAACGAGACGGTGGGCGAGGCTTCAGACCGCGTGCGCGGCGTGCCGCGCGCGACGTTCTTCACGTATGCGTTCATCCTCGACGCCGAGCGACGCTTGGTCGGCGTCTGCACGATGCGCGACCTGCTCGCCGCGGACGACGCGGCGCGGCTCGAGGACGTGATGCTCCGGGACGTCTTTGCGCTGCGGCCCGAGCAGCAGCTCGATGACGCGATGCGCATCGTCGTGCACCGGCACTATCCGGTGTATCCCGTCGTCGACGACGTCGGCCGCTTCCTCGGGCAGGTGCGCGGCAGCGCGATGTTCCAGGAGCAGGCCGTGGAGATCTCGGCGCAGCCCGGCCAGATGGTCGGCGTCAACGACGAGGAGCGCCTGCTTACGCCGTGGCCGCGCTCGCTCAAGTTCCGGCACCCATGGCTGCAGCTGAACCTGCTCACCGCATTCCTCGCGGCCGGCGTGGTCGGCTTCTTCCAGGAAACCTTGGACCAGATGGTCATCCTCGCGCTGTTCCTGCCGGTGCTCGCGGGCCAGAGCGGCAACACGGGCTGTCAGGCGCTCGCGGTGACCTTGCGTGGCATGACGCTCGGGGAGCTCGACAAGGGCGCCGGCAAGGCGCTGGTCGCGAAGGAAGCGCTGCTCGGCATCCTGAACGGATTCCTCGTCGGCCTCGTCGCCGGCGCGGGCATGTTCTTCGTCGCGCGGGCGCAGGGGAATCCGAACGCCTTGGCCTTGAGCGGCATCGTCGTGCTCGCGATGATGGGCTCCTGCGTCATCAGCGGCATCAGCGGTGCGCTCATTCCGCTCACGCTGCAGCGCGTCGGCGCCGATCCGGCGACGGCCTCGAGCATCTTCCTGACGACCGCCACCGACGTCGCGTCGATGGGCATGCTGCTCGGGCTCGCGACGATGCTCCTGATGTAG
- a CDS encoding PQQ-dependent sugar dehydrogenase → MRRLLLAGTAVLVATGCRRPLDAASLAIKSPTPDPIAGVVTVEPVATGLVQPWAIEFMPDGRILVTERPGRLRIVSADGSLSAPLSGVPTVHAQGQGGLLDVALDPDFATTRLVYLSYSEPGEGGVGTAAARGRLTETGLVDVQVIYRQRPKLEGNGHFGSRLVFTRDGTLFITQGDRQSYRERAQDLTQGMGKIVRLNADGSIPADNPFVGQSNAQPEIWSYGHRNLQGATLHPESGALWTVEHGARGGDELNHPEPGRNYGWPVITYGRDYSGLPIGEGTAREGMEQPVYFWDPVIAPSGMTFYTGTRYAGWQGSLLIGSLNPGGLVRLTLRDGRVTSEERYLREIGERIRDVTQGPDGYLYVVTDNPNGRVLRVVPAAP, encoded by the coding sequence ATGCGCAGACTTCTCCTCGCTGGAACCGCCGTCCTCGTCGCGACGGGCTGCCGTCGTCCCCTCGACGCCGCATCGCTGGCCATCAAGTCGCCGACGCCGGATCCGATTGCCGGCGTCGTCACCGTGGAACCGGTCGCCACCGGCCTCGTGCAACCCTGGGCCATCGAGTTCATGCCTGACGGTCGCATCCTGGTCACGGAGCGGCCCGGTCGCCTGCGCATCGTGAGCGCCGACGGCAGCCTGTCGGCGCCGTTGAGCGGTGTGCCGACGGTCCACGCGCAGGGGCAGGGCGGACTGCTCGACGTCGCGCTCGATCCGGACTTCGCGACCACGCGGCTCGTCTACCTCAGCTATTCCGAGCCAGGCGAGGGCGGTGTCGGCACCGCCGCGGCGCGTGGGCGCCTGACCGAGACCGGGCTCGTCGATGTACAGGTGATCTACCGGCAGCGGCCCAAGCTCGAAGGCAACGGACACTTCGGGTCTCGCTTGGTCTTCACGCGAGACGGCACGCTCTTCATTACACAGGGCGATCGGCAGTCGTATCGTGAGCGAGCGCAGGACCTCACGCAGGGCATGGGCAAGATTGTGCGCCTCAACGCGGACGGCTCGATTCCCGCGGACAATCCGTTTGTCGGGCAGTCGAATGCCCAGCCGGAGATCTGGTCCTACGGGCATCGCAACCTGCAGGGCGCGACGCTGCACCCGGAGTCGGGCGCATTGTGGACAGTCGAGCATGGCGCCCGTGGCGGCGACGAGCTGAACCATCCGGAACCGGGTCGCAACTACGGCTGGCCGGTCATCACGTACGGGCGCGACTACTCGGGCCTCCCGATCGGTGAGGGCACGGCGCGCGAGGGCATGGAGCAGCCGGTGTACTTCTGGGATCCCGTCATCGCGCCCAGCGGCATGACGTTCTACACGGGCACGCGCTATGCAGGCTGGCAGGGCAGTCTCCTGATCGGCTCGCTGAATCCCGGTGGCCTCGTGCGCCTGACGCTACGCGACGGCCGCGTGACGTCCGAGGAGCGCTACCTGCGCGAGATCGGCGAGCGCATCCGCGACGTCACGCAGGGCCCCGACGGCTACCTCTACGTCGTGACGGACAATCCGAACGGTCGCGTCCTGCGCGTGGTGCCGGCGGCGCCGTAA